From a single Hypomesus transpacificus isolate Combined female chromosome 14, fHypTra1, whole genome shotgun sequence genomic region:
- the cep290 gene encoding centrosomal protein of 290 kDa isoform X3, translated as MPPKLDWGEVMGADPDKLPDKEVEMFYNMLSEVKERELKGCTPDKMVQLFRVSQTVMKMKGQEATVAYELIDNAGSDQAIVENELRARAFKLEQELEMAQRSSVGRDTRFLRDEIRQLETQLEQREKEYSQLEKEMSKEKKNNEELIFRAEKAEDESRKLKRENEQLQQDADFYRRELDQTEPVQSRKEGSETQRRLNLANRQLYQCMEDIQRTEDEIVHLKTQNEHMQKSLEESVKEMEKMTDEYNKMKIVVQQTDSIMDQLRRERDSAKLQVRELSGQIQSRSEEDDPVMAAVNAKVEEWKRVLVGKDEEIMEYQQMIHELRDKLRSAQMDTDKSNVIALQQAVQERDNQIKMLTEQVEQYTGEMEKYALLIEELKKPTAKGRGLSSTPQQRKIEELNSKLQAAETRARESERVAELAEADARDKDKDLSETLNRMRTYESGTDGLEAAIAEIKECKNQIRLRDHETEAMTKEINQLEMQINNLLDENEDLRERLGLDPKGEIDLSEFRRTKDHRQRQYKAENVVLTKEIERLEEERLELKIQIRRMVKDRGITLTSSVLEDDIITSKHIQMTTKQTSTFADEEIKRKYDHLLKDLNTKERELELQKTQSSELKAKLEDLSKDKKQFEEGMTEILQALKDAQQNAPAGTSVTIPSLERLVDAIEIKNFTLAGKFDANLHLKAQVNQLIGRNDELRQEMRLARDEAASTLSQLVRARENVVHLQCEVEALRKSGGSGTIFRTLNLPEDMAPSSTEAISSLNEYAVRLLQEIKVKEESNKKLVLALEEYQRKFSVIRHQQGLLYKHHQSEKECWQKEREVFTELKNKLEEQKEVDTIRVKEFNHWLDALQKDPEEVRRHAAEAARKLTVLRVNETCLTRCYTTLLEQEHHLRKENAKLREDFTAMQAAVTEHMGYLQRYKEMAAYKMAALQRALDESVPSSELERANRQYTELTVKYRDMLQRDNHLVQRTTGLEHLNNENECLHEQISGLNKELAITKEKLHTLEQAWEHINTVGGESGMDKAAKAVANSEIVSASRRITTLEMKELNERQRAEHALQMYEHLRKSLRQVEERNSELETKFAELTKQSLEAQKVEWELRDELTNSVSKEASDADRARISELEESEAQLRIEASKLREVSDVAKMQVAAFEARQQSREKEVEALRRQVLDYQSQSDERALIAKLHQHLVALQLSESAAVGKLEVATTRIQQLEAYKLRAEQKLDAGERSLYHARQAGQNRVRYLRQIIQSLRRQFAGALPLAHQEKFSQTMMNLQDDQEKVQKEKRLAVDERREAEGKVQELEVKLRGLEELISTLKDVKGAQKVNEWHKKMEDVRLQELRRGRELGVQKEEIRHLKNLVAEQERTIQTLEEDIVQQNTILEERQLSWDQREVELERQLDLYEKQQNEILGTARKLEETTGALLDPSLPLAHQLDFALGKIKEQVRTILETQATCKTLDEKLKEKEAALWKAEQNVLSRDKVINELRLRLPASADRERLLADLSKHQEDQSESQPALKVAHQTINNLQGRLDQKEEVLKKYQNLLARARQEQEDMTKKQEEEVRILNQKLDSHTDTSLDRFKQTALDLMKKPSIAVPTTKHLLRLAEMEQTVVEQDSSLSTLDNRLKAVSGELERQRAAAIMQAKEHAIERSKLEEHHAAQVKALSGEVEERHAQTAQMEKELHYLRAELEAQKEANVRSPSNTMKSLVERLKAQLHRKGKQLKSLSKVMLDLRAEMTSHAEQQIISNAAHKEESHNIQSLVDRQTKDLKAVMLELREDLQGARESLKAAKGRENALGEKLEGLRRDLQKSQRAESALQGEKEERDQEIQVLRQRVKRLNSGLQNQSEADLKGPTVEALQKKIRKLEAELEKRGVPDPTKRKNLNDDKSSKDEIARWEEGKKWQAKMEKMKSMLKEKERETETLTKQLSTLKELYGRVDQEKASLLRKLKGRVAVTADQVVGARHLEAENEAEELRRRNAELERDLLSVRQKQALPRDTAMEEMTRRNRHLEERLHSLEGQMSVEPPSRPSTSGRGTGTPAQKDHELQRDNLKLSSENLELRFQLEQANKDLPRLKDQVADLKELCHALKNDKAEVERKLSHIRGAGRSGKTVPELEKTIGLMKRVVERVQRENETLKKSPATPTQEQFTTLKQAHDKLKIDYGHLKEQTAAQLSSRQDSKTKEIEKIVMENERLRKEIKRETEAVEKLRVAKTSLEVTNDKLVTDLDEMKQRLLAAQSRTIPEGADSKTWKATVISRLFENKMKELEKDNAQKTSSLSELRQQLRQASATEERAQHAVRQLEDQVDLLKNFPTGEQTDLSKDLQSARLTNRQLEREKADLVKRLHEFSERHGATSGDSARPGYEELQNLLKATDLEKRQLKAQVKKLKTELENFDPTFFEEIEDLKFNYNLEVKKNIVLEEQLKKVCEQFGVVADIPANVSIS; from the exons ATGCCTCCAAAACTTGATTGGGGTGAAGTGATGGGAGCCGACCCAGACAAACTGCCAGACAAAGAAGTAGAGATGTTCTACAACATGCTCTCAGAG gtgaaagagagggagctgAAAGGATGCACCCCAGACAAAATGGTTCAGCTATTTCGAGTGTCCCAGACTGTAATGAAG atgAAGGGTCAGGAAGCTACTGTAGCCTATGAACTCATTGATAACGCTGGCTCAGACCAAGCAATAGTTG AAAATGAATTAAGGGCCCGGGCATTCAAGTTGGAACAAGAGCTAGAG ATGGCCCAGCGCTCATCAGTGGGACGAGACACCCGCTTCTTACGGGATGAGATTCGCCAACTGGAGACTCAGTTGGAGCAAAGGGAGAAGGAATACAGCCAGTTGGAGAAGGAAATGAgcaaggagaaaaaaaacaacgagGAA ttgATATTTCGGGCAGAGAAGGCCGAGGATGAGAGCAGGAAACTGAAACGAGAG AACGAGCAACTTCAGCAGGATGCAGACTTCTACCGCCGGGAGCTTGACCAGACGGAGCCAGTCCAGTCCAGGAAGGAGGGCAGTGAGACCCAGAGGAGGCTCAACTTAGCCAATCGACAGCTCTATCAGTGTATGGAGGACATCCAG AGGACAGAAGACGAAATAGTGCACCTGAAAACACAGAATGAACATATGCAGAAGAGTCTCGAGGAGTCCGTAAAGGAGATGGAAAAGATGACAGACGAGTATAACAAGATGAAGATTGTAGTGCAACAAACCGACTCCATCATGGACCAgctcaggagagagagggatagtgcCAAGCTGCAG GTCAGAGAGCTGAGTGGGCAGATCCAGAGCCGGTCCGAGGAGGACGACCCGGTTATGGCAGCAGTCAATGCCAAGGTGGAGGAATGGAAG AGAGTGCTGGTCGGAAAGGATGAGGAGATCATGGAGTACCAGCAGATGATCCACGAGCTGAGGGATAAGCTACGCAGTGCCCAAATGGACACAGACAAAAGCAATGTCATTGCCCTGCAACAG GCGGTGCAAGAGAGGGATAATCAAATCAAGATGCTGACGGAACAAGTGGAGCAGTATacgggagagatggagaagtatGCGTTGCTCATAGAGGAACTGAAGAAACCCACGGCAAAGGGCAGAG GCCTGTCCTCGACCCCTCAGCAGAGGAAGATTGAGGAGCTGAACTCGAAGCTGCAGGCCGCAGAAACAAGAGCGCGGGAATCAGAGCGTGTGGCAGAGTTAGCTGAGGCTGACgcaagagacaaagacaaagatcTCAGTGAAACGCTCAATCGCATGAGGACATACGAGTCT GGAACCGATGGCCTTGAGGCTGCAATTGCTGAGATCAAGGAGTGTAAAAACCAGATAAGATTGCGAGACCATGAGACGGAAGCCATGACCAAAGAGATCAACCAGTTGGAGATGCAAATCAATAACCTACTGGATGAGAATGAGGATCTTAGGGAAAGACTCG GTCTAGATCCGAAAGGGGAAATAGATTTGTCAGAATTCCGAAGAACCAAAGATCATAGACAACGGCAGTACAAAGCAGAAAATGTGGTCCTCACAAAAGAG ATTGAACGCCTGGAAGAGGAAAGACTTGAATTGAAAATACAAATTCGACGCATGGTGAAGGACAGGG GGATCACACTGACTAGTTCAGTTCTAGAAGATGATATCATTACCAGCAAACACATCCAGATGACAACCAAGCAGACCTCCACTTTTGCAGATGAGGAGATAAAACGCAAG TATGATCATCTGCTGAAGGACCTCAACACCAAGGAGAGAGAACTAGAGCTCCAGAAGACTCAGTCATCTGAGTTAAAAGCCAAAT TGGAAGACTTATCAAAGGACAAGAAGCAGTTTGAAGAAGGAATGACAGAGATCCTTCAAGCCCTAAAGGATGCTCAACAGAATGCCCCCGCTGGAACAAGTGTTACTATTCCCAGTCTAGAGAGGCTGGTTGAT GCAATAGAGATTAAGAACTTCACGTTGGCGGGAAAGTTTGACGCCAACCTGCACCTAAAGGCCCAAGTAAACCAGCTAATTGGCAGAAATGACGAGCTCAGACAGGAAATGAGGTTGGCCCGGGACGAGGCTGCCAGCACCTTGAGTCAACTTGTCAGAGCAAGAGAAAAT GTTGTCCATTTACAGTGCGAGGTGGAGGCACTGAGGAAGTCTGGAGGTAGTGGGACCATCTTTAGGACCCTGAATCTCCCTGAGGACATGGCTCCATCCAGCACTGAGGCTATCAGTTCCCTGAATGAGTATGCTGTCAGACTGCTACAG GAGATCAAAGTCAAGGAGGAGTCCAATAAGAAGCTTGTGTTGGCCTTAGAGGAGTACCAGAGGAAGTTTTCTGTAATCCGCCACCAGCAGGGACTCCTCTACAAACATCACCAGAG TGAGAAAGAGTGCTGGCAAAAGGAAAGGGAGGTGTTTACAGAACTAAAGAACAAGCTGGAAGAACAGAAGGAGGTGGACACAATCCGAGTCAAAGAGTTCAAT CATTGGCTGGACGCCCTGCAGAAGGACCCGGAGGAGGTTCGCAGGCACGCGGCCGAGGCAGCCAGGAAGCTGACAGTGCTGCGGGTGAACGAGACGTGTCTGACCCGCTGCTACACCAccctgctggagcaggagcACCACCTCCGCAAGGAGAACGCCAAACTCAGGGAGGACTTCACCGCCATGCAGGCCGCGGTCACCGAGCACATGGGCTACTTGCAGAGATACAAG GAAATGGCTGCATACAAGATGGCAGCGCTGCAGAGGGCCTTGGATGAAAGCGTTCCTTCTTCAGAGCTCGAGAGGGCTAACAGGCAGTACACAGAGCTGACGGTGAAATACAGGGACATGCTTCAGAGGGACAATCACCTCGTTCAGAGGACCACCGGCCTTGAACATCTCAAC AACGAGAACGAGTGTCTACACGAGCAAATCTCCGGTCTCAACAAGGAGCTGGCGATAACCAAGGAGAAACTTCATACGTTAGAGCAAGCTTGGGAGCACATCAACACAGTTG GTGGTGAGAGCGGCATGGACAAAGCGGCCAAGGCGGTGGCCAACAGTGAGATCGTGTCTGCTTCCAGAAGGATCACCACGCTGGAGATGAAGGAGCTGAATGAGAGGCAGCGCGCCGAGCACGCCCTCCAGATGTACGAGCACCTGAGGAAGTCCCTCCGGCAGGTGGAGGAGCGCAACTCGGAGCTGGAGACCAAGTTTGCAGAG CTGACCAAGCAGAGCCTGGAGGCCCAGAAGGTGGAGTGGGAGCTGAGGGACGAGCTGACCAACAGCGTGAGCAAGGAAGCGAGCGACGCAGACCGCGCCAGGATCAGCGAGCTAGAGGAAAGCGAGGCCCAGCTCCGGATCGAAGCCTCTAA GTTGCGGGAGGTATCGGACGTGGCTAAAATGCAGGTGGCGGCTTTTGAGGCACGGCAGCAGTCCAGAGAGAAGGAAGTGGAAGCCCTGCGGAGACAAGTTCTAGACTATCAG TCCCAGTCAGATGAAAGAGCCCTCATTGCCAAACTACACCAACACCTAGTTGCGTTGCAACTCAGCGAGTCAGCCGCCGTGGGAAAACTGGAGGTCGCCACCACTCGCATCCAGCAACTGGAGGCCTACAAGCTCCGCGCGGAGCAGAAGCTGGACGCCGGCGAGCGATCCCTGTACCACGCCCGCCAGGCAGGCCAAAATCGGGTCCGGTATCTACGCCAAATCATCCAGTCTTTGCGCAGGCAGTTTGCCGGAGCCCTGCCCTTAGCCCATCAGGAGAAGTTCTCTCAGACCATGATGAACCTGCAGGACGATCAAGAGAAGGTGCAGAAAGAGAAGCGATTGGCGGtcgatgagaggagagaggccgaGGGAAAGGTGCAGGAGTTGGAGGTCAAGctgagaggactggaggagctCATATCGACACTGAAGGACGTGAAGGGTGCTCAGAAG GTGAACGAGTGGCACAAGAAGATGGAGGACGTTCGTCTGCAGGAGTTGAGGCGGGGCAGGGAGCTGGGCGTCCAGAAGGAGGAGATCAGACACCTGAAGAACCTGGTGGCTGAACAGGAGCGCACCATCCAGACTTTGGAGGAGGACATCGTCCAGCAAaacact ATCCTGGAGGAGCGGCAGCTGTCCTGGGACCAGCGAGAGGTGGAGTTGGAGCGCCAGCTGGACCTCTACGAGAAGCAGCAGAATGAAATCCTTGGCACTGCCCGAAAG CTTGAGGAAACCACAGGTGCCCTGCTAGATCCGAGTCTTCCACTGGCCCACCAGTTGGATTTTGCGCTGGGTAAAATCAAAGAGCAAGTCCGCACCATCCTGGAGACACAAGCCACCTGCAAAACTCTGGACGAG AAGCTGAAGGAAAAAGAGGCAGCCCTTTGGAAGGCGGAGCAGAACGTCCTGTCTCGGGACAAGGTCATCAACGAGCTGCGACTCCGCCTCCCGGCCTCTGCGGACCGAGAGAGGCTCCTAGCCGACCTCTCCAAGCACCAGGAGGACCAGTCAGAAAGCCAACCTGCCCTTAAAGTGGCCCACCAGACCATCAACAATCTGCAGGGTCGTCTGGATCAGAAAGAGGAGGTTCTCAAGAAGTATCAGAACTTGCTGGCACGGGCTAGACAG GAGCAAGAGGACATGACCAaaaaacaggaggaggaggtgaggattcTGAATCAGAAGCTGGACTCGCACACGGATACTTCCCTGGACCGCTTCAAACAGACTGCGTTG GACCTGATGAAGAAGCCCAGCATCGCCGTGCCGACCACCAAGCACCTGTTGCGGCTGGCTGAGATGGAGCAGACGGTGGTGGAGCAGGACAGCTCGCTCTCCACCCTCGACAACCGGCTCAAGGCCGTCAGCGGCGAACTGGAGCGCCAAAGGGCCGCCGCCATCATGCAGGCCAAGGAGCATGCCATCGAGAGGTCAAA GTTGGAGGAGCACCATGCGGCCCAGGTGAAGGCTCTgtccggggaggtggaggagcggCACGCCCAGACGGCGcagatggagaaggagctgCACTACCTCCGCGCCGAGCTGGAGGCCCAGAAGGAGGCCAACGTCCGCTCGCCCAGCAACACCATGAAGAGCCTGGTGGAGCGGCTGAAGGCCCAGCTCCATCGGAAAGGGAAACAGCTCAAG TCTCTCAGCAAAGTCATGTTGGATCTGAGGGCAGAGATGACCTCCCACGCTGAACAGCAGATTATATCGAACGCAGCCCACAAGGAGGAGAGCCATAACATCCAGAGTCTGGTGGACAGGCAAACAAAAGACCTTAAG GCCGTCATGCTGGAGCTGAGGGAGGACCTCCAGGGAGCCAGGGAGTCCCTGAAGGCAGCTAAGGGGCGAGAGAACGCCCTCGGCGAGAAGCTGGAGGGTCTGAGGAGAGACCTGCAGAAGAGCCAGCGAGCGGAGAGCGCTctgcagggagagaaggaggagcgcGACCAGGAGATCCAGGTGCTGAGGCAGCGGGTCAAGAGGCTCAACAGCGGCCTGCAG AATCAGTCAGAGGCTGATTTGAAGGGGCCCACAGTGGAGGCACTGCAGAAGAAAATTCGAAAATTGGAGGCAGAACTGGAGAAGAGAGGTGTTCCAGACCCTACTAAGAGGAAGAACTTAAACGACGACAAG TCATCAAAGGATGAAATAGCGCGCTGGGAGGAGGGCAAGAAGTGGCAAGCTAAGATGGAGAAAATGAAGAGTATgctgaaggagaaggaaagagaaacagagactcTCACCAAACAACTCAGCACCCTCAAAGAGCTTTATGGCAg AGTGGACCAGGAGAAGGCTTCCCTGCTGAGGAAGCTAAAGGGACGCGTTGCCGTGACGGCAGATCAGGTGGTCGGCGCACGCCACCTGGAGGCCGAGAACGAGGcggaggagctgaggaggagaaacgCAGAGCTGGAGCGAGATCTCCTCAGCGTGAG ACAGAAGCAGGCCTTACCCCGAGACACTGCCATGGAGGAAATGACCCGGAGGAACCGccacctggaggagaggcttCACTCACTGGAGGGCCAGATGTCCGTGGAGCCCCCCTCGAGACCCTCT ACATCTGGACGAGGCACCGGCACGCCTGCTCAGAAGGACCACGAGCTGCAGCGGGACAACCTGAAGCTCTCCTCAGAGAACCTGGAACTCCGCTTTCAGCTGGAGCAGGCCAACAAGGATCTGCCCAGGCTCAAG GACCAGGTTGCAGACCTTAAAGAGCTGTGTCATGCCCTTAAGAACGACAAGGCTGAAGTGGAGAGAAAGCTAAGCCACATTCGTGGA GCGGGTCGCAGCGGTAAGACTGTGCCAGAACTGGAGAAAACCATTGGACTGATGAAGAGGGTGGTGGAAAGGGTGCAGAGGGAAAATGAGACTCTCAAGAAAAGTCCTGCAACTCCGACACAGGAGCAGTTCACCACTCTGAAGCAAGCACATGATAAACTTAAG ATTGATTATGGGCATCTCAAGGAACAAACTGCAGCACAACTAAGCTCCAGACAAGATTCCAAAACCAAAGAAATTGAGAAAATTGTGATGGAAAATGAACGTTTACGAAAGGAGATTAAAAGG GAGACAGAGGCTGTGGAGAAGCTTAGAGTGGCCAAGACTAGCTTGGAGGTGACTAATGACAAGCTGGTGACTGACCTTGATGAAATGAAGCAAAGACTACTGGCAGCACAGTCCAGAACCATCCCCGAGGGAGCCGACAGTAAGACCTGGAAGGCAACTGTGATATCTAG GCTGTTTGAGAACAAGATGAAGGAGTTGGAGAAGGACAACGCTCAGAAGACGTCCAGTCTGTCAGAGCTCAGGCAGCAGCTGCGTCAGGCCAGCgccacagaggagagagcgCAGCATGCGGTCAGACAGCTGGAAGACCAG GTGGACTTGTTGAAGAACTTTCCCACTGGAGAGCAGACAGATCTCTCGAAGGACCTTCAGTCAGCTAG ATTGACCAATAGACAGCTGGAAAGGGAAAAGGCAGATTTGGTTAAGAGGCTCCATGAGTTCAGTGAGCGGCATGGGGCCACTTCTGGTGACTCTGCTCGACCAG GTTACGAAGAGCTGCAAAATCTACTCAAGGCAACTGACCTAGAGAAAAGACAGTTAAAG GCTCAAGTAAAAAAACTGAAGACAGAACTGGAAAACTTTGATCCAACATTTTTCGAGGAAATCGAAGACCTGAAGTTTAACTACAATTTAGAGGTGAAGAAAAATATTGTTTTGGAAGAACAACTAAAGAAGGTTTGTGAGCAGTTTGGTGTGGTGGCGGATATCCCTGCTAATGTGTCCATCAGCTAA